One segment of Spiroplasma cantharicola DNA contains the following:
- a CDS encoding fructose-specific PTS transporter subunit EIIC, with product MENIYKEKNIFLNIDLNSKDEVLKYICNKANELGIYQDTKSLLKAFYDREKQGTTGFEDGFAIPHAKVKGITSASIICIRTLNGIEWEALDGQPSNVIIALIIPENASKEHLDILSQTAKKLMDDKLRQKLKDAKDSKEFSKLIQVKQAVIKNNQDDNKKSGKNIVAVTACVVGVAHTYMAEDKLLSELSKAGYNIRVETQGSKGIGTPLTTKEIENADVVIIAADTKVNLQRFNGKPVYQTHVARAIKEPLKLVDEAFAKATIQMNSEFKNDGGMNKSKQGVLQHILAGISYMIPVIIMGGICLAFSIGIAKAIWGPSAGTGGPIGENGEPLYPWNPLAVMDKIGGAAFALMIPILAGFIANSIAGRAAIAPAMLGAFIGNDASKFMPLPGMTEVSTPTGFIGAIIAGLLVGYYVKWVNTWKVHKSLKAVMPIFFIPLTAGIGISILFIYILGGPIGWLMNQLSSAIESGYRSESFGIGLGIGLGILLGAMASFDMGGPINKIAFVTCSALVTLENPIAEPMGAMAAAIPVAPLAMGLSTILFKRFFTNEERGMGISAMIMGTIGISEGAIPFAIRDPKRAIIANVLGGMVAGAIAGGFQVTDLAAHGGPIVAILGAVPYGWFTIIFFIAILAGVTVTTLVYGTLLILNKGNIGSLKEHHVLKMEQIIENKKEKIEEIRNQMLVLKDSLKSAKTQNDLDNIHKEINNLKEEKQKINIEAKEQIQLAKNAFNQLKDSEKLFIKENSNKIKEFIKNSKLTRKNSLQEISNKKNQEVVNLQKFDKRNYLENYSNQVDLIKDDYQKSIVDYQIKLKEKFIIDYNKLINN from the coding sequence ATGGAAAACATATATAAAGAAAAAAACATTTTTTTAAATATTGATCTCAATTCAAAAGATGAAGTTTTAAAGTACATTTGCAATAAGGCAAATGAATTAGGTATCTATCAAGATACAAAATCACTATTAAAAGCTTTTTATGATAGAGAAAAACAAGGAACAACAGGATTTGAAGATGGTTTTGCAATACCCCATGCAAAAGTTAAGGGGATTACATCAGCATCAATTATTTGTATTAGAACTTTAAATGGAATTGAATGAGAGGCTCTTGATGGTCAACCATCAAATGTTATTATTGCTCTTATTATTCCAGAGAATGCTTCAAAAGAACATTTAGATATTTTAAGTCAAACTGCAAAAAAATTAATGGATGATAAACTAAGACAAAAATTAAAAGATGCAAAGGATTCAAAAGAGTTTTCAAAATTAATTCAAGTGAAGCAAGCTGTTATAAAAAATAATCAAGATGATAATAAAAAATCAGGTAAAAATATTGTGGCTGTTACAGCTTGTGTTGTTGGGGTTGCCCATACATATATGGCTGAAGATAAATTACTTTCTGAGTTATCAAAAGCAGGATATAACATTCGTGTTGAAACTCAGGGAAGTAAGGGGATTGGTACACCCTTAACAACAAAAGAAATTGAAAATGCTGATGTTGTTATTATTGCAGCAGATACTAAAGTTAATTTACAACGTTTTAATGGAAAACCAGTTTATCAAACTCATGTTGCAAGAGCAATAAAAGAACCATTAAAATTAGTCGATGAAGCTTTTGCCAAAGCAACTATTCAAATGAATAGTGAGTTTAAAAATGATGGAGGTATGAATAAATCAAAGCAGGGTGTGTTACAACATATTTTAGCTGGAATTTCATATATGATTCCTGTAATTATAATGGGGGGAATTTGTTTAGCATTTTCAATTGGGATTGCTAAAGCAATTTGAGGTCCCTCAGCAGGAACAGGAGGACCCATTGGTGAAAATGGTGAACCGTTGTATCCATGAAATCCATTAGCAGTAATGGATAAAATTGGTGGAGCTGCATTTGCATTAATGATTCCAATTTTAGCAGGATTTATTGCAAATTCAATTGCAGGTAGAGCTGCAATTGCACCAGCGATGCTAGGAGCATTTATTGGAAATGATGCATCTAAATTTATGCCATTACCAGGAATGACAGAAGTTAGCACACCAACAGGATTTATTGGTGCAATCATAGCTGGTTTATTAGTTGGGTATTATGTAAAGTGAGTTAATACTTGAAAAGTTCACAAATCACTTAAAGCTGTTATGCCAATATTCTTTATTCCATTAACAGCAGGTATTGGAATATCAATTTTATTCATTTATATTTTGGGTGGACCAATTGGTTGATTAATGAATCAATTATCATCTGCTATTGAATCAGGATATAGAAGTGAAAGTTTTGGTATTGGTTTAGGAATTGGTTTAGGTATTTTATTAGGAGCAATGGCTTCATTTGATATGGGTGGACCAATCAACAAAATTGCGTTTGTGACTTGCTCTGCATTAGTTACATTAGAAAATCCTATTGCAGAACCAATGGGAGCAATGGCAGCAGCTATTCCAGTAGCTCCATTGGCAATGGGATTAAGTACTATTTTATTTAAAAGATTTTTTACAAATGAAGAACGAGGTATGGGTATTTCAGCAATGATAATGGGTACAATTGGGATATCTGAAGGAGCAATTCCATTTGCTATTAGAGATCCAAAAAGAGCTATTATTGCAAACGTTCTTGGAGGAATGGTTGCTGGAGCAATTGCTGGAGGATTTCAAGTTACAGATCTTGCAGCTCATGGGGGACCAATTGTAGCAATCTTAGGTGCTGTTCCTTATGGATGATTTACAATAATATTCTTTATTGCAATTTTAGCAGGTGTGACTGTAACAACTTTAGTTTATGGAACATTGTTAATTTTAAATAAAGGAAATATTGGTTCTTTAAAAGAACATCATGTTTTAAAAATGGAACAAATTATTGAAAATAAAAAAGAAAAAATTGAAGAAATTAGAAATCAAATGTTAGTTTTAAAAGATTCATTAAAATCTGCAAAAACTCAAAATGATTTAGATAATATTCATAAAGAAATTAATAATTTAAAAGAAGAAAAACAAAAAATTAATATAGAAGCAAAAGAGCAAATTCAACTTGCAAAAAATGCTTTCAATCAATTAAAAGATAGTGAAAAATTATTTATTAAAGAAAATAGCAATAAAATTAAAGAGTTTATAAAAAATTCTAAATTAACTAGAAAAAACTCTTTACAAGAAATCTCTAATAAAAAAAATCAAGAAGTTGTAAATTTACAAAAATTTGATAAGAGAAATTATCTTGAAAATTATTCAAATCAAGTTGATCTAATTAAAGATGATTATCAAAAATCAATTGTTGATTATCAAATTAAATTAAAAGAAAAATTTATAATTGATTATAATAAACTTATAAATAATTAG
- a CDS encoding nitroreductase family protein translates to MTKSLELLNSRISAKRYQKDFKLSDEQKKELLESVRWAPSAFGMEPFKVLLIENEKIREEILPAWWNQVGVTQSSAIMIWVGYKEEYLKTIHFKEQTERNIPAGFENIREAMIGGVNTVLTTLDMTINEWVARQAYLSLGTVLNTAQELEIDVCPSEGFDSNMVGEVLAKHNLINLDNEKVLVGMFIGKVDTTQEFHHSFTKTRRPIEKAYKIVK, encoded by the coding sequence ATGACAAAAAGTTTAGAATTATTAAATAGTCGTATTTCTGCTAAAAGATATCAAAAAGATTTCAAACTATCTGATGAGCAAAAAAAAGAATTATTAGAATCTGTGAGATGAGCACCAAGTGCATTTGGAATGGAGCCATTTAAAGTTCTTTTAATTGAAAATGAAAAAATTAGAGAAGAAATTCTACCAGCTTGATGAAATCAAGTTGGAGTTACACAATCTTCAGCGATTATGATCTGAGTTGGTTATAAAGAAGAATATTTAAAAACTATTCATTTTAAAGAGCAAACTGAAAGAAATATTCCTGCTGGATTTGAAAATATTAGAGAAGCAATGATTGGAGGAGTTAATACTGTACTTACTACATTAGATATGACAATCAATGAATGAGTTGCAAGACAAGCCTATCTTTCATTGGGGACTGTACTTAATACAGCTCAAGAATTAGAAATTGATGTTTGTCCTAGTGAAGGTTTTGATTCAAATATGGTTGGAGAAGTACTTGCAAAACATAATTTAATCAATTTGGATAATGAAAAAGTATTGGTTGGAATGTTTATTGGAAAAGTTGATACTACTCAAGAATTTCATCACTCATTTACAAAAACAAGAAGACCAATTGAAAAAGCATATAAGATTGTCAAATAA
- the pnuC gene encoding nicotinamide riboside transporter PnuC, with protein sequence MKTTNNENLDHEENQSIQNKEIKKQNIFLKFLKSELSGWNAFEILLLVISTALILTLGIIAKDKAISILAGITGTIAVILGAKGKISAFIVGATNSVLYIILLLQGSLFSSIILHAAFYIPMNIIGFGLWFRKRDNKGDVMSRFLSWPAMIVIYVSLIVVWIAYSFLLIEFTDAKSVWLDSFILIGSAMAIILMIFRYVDQWTLWLLTNLMCLIMWSVILADIENSSFERSTVIIFIIQWGSSLINSFYGFWNWIRLNKNSKKYEIKVLSKEDYDKLSKSKKIAYNLDKFFTKK encoded by the coding sequence ATGAAAACTACTAATAATGAAAATCTTGATCATGAAGAAAATCAAAGTATACAAAATAAAGAGATTAAGAAACAAAATATTTTTTTAAAGTTTTTAAAATCAGAATTATCAGGTTGGAATGCATTTGAGATTTTGCTTCTAGTTATTTCCACAGCTTTAATTTTAACTCTGGGAATTATTGCCAAAGATAAAGCAATATCAATACTTGCAGGTATCACTGGAACTATCGCGGTTATTTTAGGAGCAAAAGGTAAAATAAGTGCTTTTATTGTTGGTGCAACAAATTCTGTTCTATATATCATATTACTTTTACAAGGCTCTTTATTTAGTTCGATAATTTTGCACGCAGCTTTTTATATTCCAATGAATATTATTGGTTTTGGTCTTTGATTTAGAAAAAGAGATAATAAGGGAGATGTTATGTCAAGATTTTTATCTTGACCAGCAATGATAGTAATTTATGTTTCTTTAATTGTAGTTTGAATTGCATATTCATTCTTACTTATTGAGTTTACTGATGCAAAAAGTGTATGATTGGATTCATTTATTTTAATTGGAAGTGCTATGGCAATTATTTTAATGATTTTTAGGTATGTTGACCAATGAACATTATGATTATTAACTAATTTAATGTGTTTAATTATGTGAAGTGTTATTTTAGCAGATATTGAAAATAGTTCATTTGAGCGTTCAACAGTAATTATTTTTATAATTCAATGAGGATCAAGTTTAATTAATTCATTTTATGGATTTTGAAACTGAATTAGATTAAATAAAAATAGTAAAAAATATGAAATAAAAGTTCTTAGTAAAGAAGATTATGACAAATTAAGTAAAAGTAAAAAAATAGCTTATAATTTGGATAAATTCTTTACAAAGAAATAG
- a CDS encoding HAD-IIB family hydrolase, protein MRKIKKIAATDMDGTIIFELDTISEENKKQLLKFQKKSNNSLTIVTGRNYFLADFAARELNINLPVICSNGASVIDPQTLKYIAKKHFKKEEIKELLEKFLDTGIEINVPNDFRTHFIQNEDWFDYLMENKVNLDFSHFPDQKVICNYESIEELIEKGLDLDESFPGLVANIKNDKQLEYVRAVVNEYDLLALEFPKEDNCRIEIYKKGVTKSWGLNKLLDKFNLSKEDIHLFGDEHNDYPMFEQFPNCYAVGNAIDGIKELSKEVIDTVQNAGVGKKLNEIVEEFQ, encoded by the coding sequence ATGAGAAAAATTAAGAAAATAGCAGCGACTGACATGGATGGTACAATTATTTTTGAGTTGGATACTATTAGTGAAGAAAACAAAAAACAATTGTTAAAGTTTCAAAAAAAATCAAATAATAGTTTAACAATTGTCACAGGTAGAAACTATTTTTTAGCAGATTTTGCAGCTAGAGAATTAAATATTAATTTACCTGTAATTTGTTCAAATGGTGCTTCAGTAATTGATCCACAAACTTTAAAGTATATTGCAAAAAAACATTTTAAAAAAGAGGAAATCAAGGAATTATTAGAAAAATTTTTAGATACAGGAATTGAAATTAACGTTCCAAATGACTTTAGAACACATTTTATTCAAAACGAAGATTGATTTGACTATCTAATGGAAAATAAGGTTAATTTAGATTTTTCTCATTTTCCTGATCAAAAAGTTATATGCAACTATGAAAGTATAGAAGAATTAATTGAAAAAGGTTTAGATTTAGATGAAAGTTTTCCTGGGTTAGTTGCAAATATTAAAAATGACAAGCAATTAGAATATGTTAGAGCTGTTGTAAATGAATATGATTTATTAGCTTTGGAATTTCCAAAAGAAGATAACTGTAGAATTGAAATTTATAAAAAGGGTGTTACAAAAAGTTGAGGTTTAAATAAGTTATTAGATAAATTTAATTTATCTAAAGAAGACATTCATTTATTTGGTGATGAACACAATGATTATCCAATGTTTGAACAATTTCCTAATTGCTATGCAGTAGGAAATGCAATTGATGGAATTAAAGAACTTTCAAAGGAAGTTATTGATACTGTTCAAAATGCTGGTGTTGGAAAAAAACTAAATGAAATTGTGGAAGAATTCCAGTAA
- a CDS encoding MurR/RpiR family transcriptional regulator — translation MRIREKLKNVIKTNDKTLNYQIANFILKNAYNNVFLKSKEVSFKLNISKSTLTLFSKKLGYEGYGELLHKLIAEMEFYGLKEQTNNQDKELDLIDWIDINNFIDRLEIQKKVDFFVQEINRTNRLVIISSQENDFKLLTLFSQIVNNNKQTFYYNNRKFERSLLTILKPNDTIFFFMTGLDIDEILNYISIAKDNNINFLIITSESHFSKVVKYQDDLNKIITIKSISGLTRETRILIRLNQINIILTNLIFKLTKQVHKK, via the coding sequence ATGAGAATCAGAGAAAAACTTAAAAATGTTATAAAAACTAATGATAAAACTCTAAATTATCAAATTGCAAATTTTATATTAAAAAATGCTTATAATAATGTTTTTTTAAAATCAAAAGAAGTTTCTTTTAAACTAAATATTTCAAAATCAACTTTAACTCTTTTTTCAAAAAAACTTGGTTATGAAGGATATGGCGAGTTATTACATAAGCTAATTGCTGAAATGGAATTTTATGGCTTAAAAGAACAAACTAATAATCAAGACAAGGAATTAGATTTAATTGATTGAATAGATATAAATAACTTTATAGATAGATTAGAAATCCAAAAAAAAGTAGATTTTTTTGTACAAGAAATTAATAGAACAAATAGATTAGTAATTATTAGCAGTCAAGAAAATGATTTTAAATTATTAACTCTTTTTTCACAAATTGTTAATAATAATAAGCAAACTTTTTATTATAATAATAGGAAATTTGAAAGAAGTTTATTAACAATACTAAAACCAAATGATACAATATTTTTTTTTATGACTGGCTTAGATATAGATGAAATTCTTAATTATATTAGTATAGCAAAAGATAATAATATAAATTTTTTAATTATTACAAGTGAGTCTCATTTCTCAAAAGTAGTGAAATATCAAGATGATCTAAATAAGATAATTACCATAAAGTCAATAAGTGGTCTAACTAGAGAAACAAGAATATTAATAAGATTAAATCAAATTAATATAATATTAACTAACTTAATTTTTAAGTTGACTAAACAAGTTCATAAAAAATAA
- the yihA gene encoding ribosome biogenesis GTP-binding protein YihA/YsxC has translation MIKQAKFITSAANKSGWLQDNIKEVCFIGRSNVGKSTFINALTNQNKLAKTSSTPGKTRLLNFFDINNGEFRIVDAPGYGYARVNRDQKLAFGKMMDEYLTNREELKFICQLVDLRHKPTTDDVEMYNFFKHHEIKVFIVATKRDKCKKNDIIKNEKLIKTTLNLSPDDKFLAISSTEKNNLEKVYQIFMEMFEIN, from the coding sequence ATGATAAAGCAAGCAAAGTTTATTACATCTGCTGCCAATAAAAGTGGCTGATTGCAAGATAATATTAAGGAAGTATGTTTTATTGGAAGAAGTAATGTTGGTAAATCCACTTTTATTAATGCTCTTACAAATCAAAATAAATTGGCAAAGACTTCTTCAACACCAGGAAAAACAAGATTATTAAATTTTTTTGATATTAATAATGGTGAATTTAGAATAGTTGATGCGCCAGGATATGGTTATGCAAGAGTAAATCGTGATCAGAAATTGGCTTTTGGTAAAATGATGGATGAGTATTTAACCAATAGAGAAGAGTTAAAATTTATTTGTCAACTAGTTGATTTACGTCACAAACCAACAACAGATGATGTTGAAATGTATAATTTTTTTAAACATCATGAGATAAAAGTATTTATAGTCGCTACTAAAAGAGATAAATGCAAAAAAAACGACATTATAAAAAATGAAAAATTAATTAAAACTACATTAAATTTATCTCCAGATGATAAATTTTTAGCAATATCTTCAACTGAAAAAAATAATCTTGAAAAAGTCTATCAAATATTTATGGAAATGTTTGAAATTAATTAA
- a CDS encoding ADP-ribosylglycohydrolase family protein, with product MKSKIEGVIYGMAIGDAMGMPSELWGRKKVREFFKGYITEFLDGPQENEIAKNYKKGQFTDDTAQALVILDSLFENNFIPDKKIIAKNLLNWAEQNNAFKKNILGPTSKESLKMIKKNLNPIEITNKALSNGSAMRIAPIGLLFKANQHKDLVDYVFKVSQVTHTSDITISGASIIAMCVNSALYKSDFNEILEDLYVVDKLALDLGSETYSPSMTKRIKLAIDIANRFKGKDIEFINELYDIIGAGVNISESVPTAIAIAYYAKDVNKAAFLAANLAGDTDTIGAMACAICGAYTGVEKIDNNFVKIIKESNEINLNFYIEKIERYWKQKDISKWKL from the coding sequence ATGAAAAGCAAAATTGAGGGTGTAATTTATGGTATGGCCATTGGAGATGCAATGGGAATGCCTTCAGAGTTATGAGGAAGAAAAAAAGTTAGAGAATTTTTTAAAGGATATATTACTGAGTTTTTGGATGGTCCCCAAGAAAATGAAATTGCAAAAAATTATAAAAAAGGACAATTTACAGATGATACTGCACAAGCTTTAGTTATTTTAGATTCACTATTTGAAAATAATTTTATTCCTGATAAAAAAATAATAGCTAAAAATTTATTAAATTGAGCTGAACAGAATAATGCTTTCAAAAAAAATATTTTAGGACCAACTTCAAAAGAGTCCTTAAAAATGATTAAAAAAAATTTGAACCCAATTGAAATAACAAATAAAGCGTTAAGTAATGGTTCTGCTATGCGAATTGCACCAATAGGTTTATTATTTAAAGCAAACCAACATAAGGATTTAGTTGATTATGTTTTTAAAGTTTCACAAGTTACTCATACAAGTGATATTACAATTTCTGGTGCTTCAATTATTGCAATGTGTGTTAACTCAGCACTTTATAAAAGTGATTTTAATGAAATTCTAGAAGATTTATATGTTGTTGATAAATTAGCATTAGATCTAGGAAGTGAAACATATAGTCCATCTATGACAAAAAGAATTAAGTTAGCAATTGATATTGCAAATCGTTTTAAGGGCAAGGATATTGAATTTATAAATGAATTATATGATATTATTGGAGCAGGTGTAAACATTAGCGAATCAGTTCCAACAGCAATTGCTATTGCATATTATGCAAAAGATGTTAATAAAGCTGCATTTCTTGCAGCAAATTTAGCAGGAGATACCGATACTATTGGAGCAATGGCTTGCGCAATTTGTGGAGCATATACTGGTGTTGAGAAAATAGATAATAATTTTGTTAAAATAATTAAAGAAAGTAATGAAATAAATTTGAATTTTTATATTGAAAAAATTGAAAGATATTGAAAACAGAAGGATATTTCAAAATGAAAACTCTAA
- a CDS encoding type I phosphomannose isomerase catalytic subunit, with protein MTNKIIKIKPFFSKRIWGGNKLKEYGFNIPSNDIGEAWLISAHENGMSLLEDNTTFKDFFEKNRDKFGISNGLDFPLLSKIITANDYLSVQVHPNDQYAKVHHNSLGKPESWYVIDCPKDAKLIYGHKANNLDSFKQLMQEGNWKDLLKEVEVKKGDFLYVEPGKIHAITPGVVVYELQRSSDITYRLYDYDRVDDKGNPRELHIKESLDNLSIPDSKDIILRKQDNLKFNCEFFSFEKNKIEFGKAFIWKKPENIKWYQLTILNGNCTINNINFKMGESAICIDNLKELEIIGKCEIIISWT; from the coding sequence ATGACAAATAAAATAATTAAAATTAAACCTTTCTTTTCGAAAAGAATTTGAGGGGGCAATAAATTAAAAGAATATGGATTTAATATTCCCAGTAACGATATTGGTGAAGCATGACTTATATCAGCACATGAAAATGGAATGTCTTTGTTAGAGGATAATACTACATTTAAGGATTTTTTTGAAAAAAATAGAGATAAATTTGGAATTTCTAATGGGTTAGATTTTCCTTTGTTATCAAAAATAATAACAGCAAATGATTATCTTTCCGTTCAAGTTCACCCAAATGATCAATACGCAAAAGTTCATCATAATTCTTTAGGAAAACCAGAAAGTTGGTATGTAATTGATTGTCCAAAAGACGCAAAATTAATTTATGGTCATAAAGCAAATAATTTAGATTCCTTTAAACAATTAATGCAAGAAGGTAATTGAAAAGATTTACTAAAAGAAGTTGAGGTAAAAAAAGGAGACTTTCTTTATGTAGAGCCGGGAAAAATTCACGCAATTACTCCTGGAGTTGTAGTTTATGAACTTCAAAGATCTAGTGATATAACTTATAGACTATACGATTATGATCGAGTTGATGATAAAGGAAATCCAAGAGAGTTGCATATTAAAGAAAGTTTAGATAATCTTTCAATTCCAGATTCAAAAGATATAATTCTTAGAAAACAAGATAATCTTAAGTTTAATTGTGAATTCTTTTCTTTTGAAAAAAATAAAATTGAGTTTGGTAAAGCATTTATTTGAAAAAAACCAGAGAATATTAAATGATATCAGTTAACTATTTTAAATGGAAATTGCACTATTAACAATATTAATTTTAAAATGGGAGAATCTGCTATTTGTATTGATAATTTAAAAGAATTAGAAATAATTGGGAAGTGTGAAATCATTATTTCTTGAACATAA
- a CDS encoding SemiSWEET family transporter, whose translation MQIYEIMGWIGTILTAVYLIPQVIKVIKTKNTKDISYYSIIILIIASLIWIIYGLLTPIPQPQVYITNIFQAIFSTIILVVKIICLKESKKE comes from the coding sequence ATGCAAATATATGAAATAATGGGTTGAATTGGAACGATTTTAACAGCAGTCTATTTAATTCCACAAGTAATTAAAGTTATTAAAACAAAAAATACAAAGGATATTTCCTATTATAGTATTATTATTTTAATTATTGCTTCATTAATTTGAATTATTTATGGTTTATTAACTCCAATACCTCAGCCACAAGTTTATATAACAAATATATTTCAAGCTATTTTTTCAACCATCATTTTAGTTGTTAAAATAATATGTTTAAAAGAAAGTAAAAAAGAGTAG
- a CDS encoding PfkB family carbohydrate kinase — protein MKTLIIGSAIVDIMMQVKNLPQRSGDVVSKERTINVGGCAYNVANIFKLFNQDCSLFVPIGTGVFASIIEQQLIKDEHDILLKKDYKDNGYCIALIEPDGERTFITYSGLEEEFEKQWFKEIDFKEYENIYFEGYKAYSNGGEKIVNELAKLKNKNIYFCPGPMITSISKKVMKKIMSLKPILHLNEKELQDYTNINNLEQAIKTLYLENKNIIYVTLGSKGVAYFDGTIFNKVVGFKVKKIVDTLGAGDAHVATIMLSLSSGKTIEQSLEFANLVASKIVEVQGAKIVNQKIIDYLKEQYENY, from the coding sequence ATGAAAACTCTAATTATAGGTTCTGCTATTGTTGACATAATGATGCAAGTTAAAAACTTACCGCAAAGATCAGGAGATGTTGTTTCAAAAGAGCGAACAATTAATGTTGGTGGTTGTGCTTATAATGTTGCAAATATTTTTAAATTATTTAATCAAGATTGCTCATTGTTTGTTCCAATAGGAACAGGGGTTTTTGCTTCAATTATTGAACAACAACTTATAAAAGATGAGCATGATATACTTTTAAAAAAAGACTATAAAGATAATGGATATTGTATTGCTTTGATAGAACCAGATGGTGAAAGAACCTTTATAACGTATTCTGGTTTGGAAGAAGAATTTGAAAAGCAGTGATTTAAAGAAATTGATTTCAAAGAATATGAAAATATTTATTTTGAGGGTTATAAAGCTTATAGTAATGGTGGAGAAAAAATTGTTAATGAATTGGCAAAATTAAAAAATAAAAATATTTATTTTTGTCCAGGACCAATGATAACTTCCATAAGTAAAAAAGTTATGAAAAAAATTATGAGTTTAAAACCAATATTACATTTAAATGAAAAGGAACTGCAAGACTATACAAATATAAATAATTTAGAGCAAGCAATAAAAACTTTATATTTAGAAAATAAAAATATTATATATGTCACTTTAGGTTCAAAAGGAGTAGCGTATTTTGACGGAACAATTTTTAATAAAGTTGTGGGTTTTAAAGTAAAGAAAATTGTTGACACTCTTGGAGCAGGGGATGCTCATGTTGCAACAATTATGTTAAGTTTATCAAGTGGCAAAACAATTGAACAATCACTAGAGTTTGCAAATTTAGTGGCAAGTAAAATAGTTGAGGTTCAAGGAGCAAAAATTGTGAATCAAAAAATAATTGATTACTTAAAGGAGCAATATGAAAACTACTAA